One window from the genome of Bdellovibrionales bacterium encodes:
- a CDS encoding nitroreductase family protein: MNKEDFYNLLKARRSIRKFKKDPVPKEVLDRLLAAAMEAPSGKNRQNWRFFVVQGAKRDEYMQYSQKSWLGIKDVLQKRLKPSLYDFTERFFFTLGDAPVLIFAYSHNDNEERYHTSIGSVYMAVENLNLACFVEGLGCCTMGAPLEIKEEVDKFLGVDQLPEYQKGELELLCGIVVGYPDHQPPKAPRQLEGRVTWLE; encoded by the coding sequence ATGAATAAAGAAGATTTCTACAATTTGTTAAAGGCTCGCCGCTCGATTCGTAAATTTAAAAAAGACCCCGTTCCGAAAGAGGTCTTGGATCGCCTTCTCGCGGCGGCGATGGAAGCGCCTTCAGGAAAGAACCGTCAAAACTGGCGCTTCTTCGTCGTTCAAGGAGCAAAACGCGACGAGTACATGCAGTACTCGCAGAAATCGTGGCTTGGTATTAAAGATGTTTTGCAAAAACGTTTGAAGCCTTCGCTCTATGATTTCACAGAGAGATTCTTCTTTACCCTCGGTGATGCGCCGGTTTTGATTTTTGCTTATTCCCACAACGATAATGAAGAACGCTATCACACGAGCATTGGCAGTGTGTATATGGCTGTGGAAAACCTGAATCTTGCCTGCTTTGTTGAAGGCCTCGGTTGTTGCACAATGGGGGCGCCACTAGAAATCAAAGAGGAAGTAGATAAGTTCCTCGGCGTGGATCAGTTGCCTGAATACCAAAAGGGCGAACTAGAACTTCTTTGCGGCATCGTCGTTGGCTATCCCGATCACCAGCCACCGAAAGCGCCACGCCAGCTCGAAGGGCGTGTCACTTGGCTGGAGTAG
- a CDS encoding ATP-binding cassette domain-containing protein, which translates to MYQLVNLSKIYNKQPVLSDLNLRFQKGRFVALLGRNGSGKSTLMRLLAQHEPFETGDILFQNQTLRSPRLQLAQQIAFITEEMALPVAIDLKTWGREFARIHAAYDIDLFQSLAKQFEIDLGKSLLDLSRGQKAKALFSLHAAKKPSIYILDEITSVLDSGSRVTLMRFLEKERTRGCLIIMSTNIAGELQGYATDVCFLEKGHIEFAATAEEIPQHFLKIKASESEVQSLRLVEKGFRFIDKNADGSWTLIVRKKDLTTDYQAHVDRRALTISELTTYFTSTVTA; encoded by the coding sequence TTGTATCAGTTAGTAAACCTCTCAAAGATTTATAACAAACAGCCCGTCTTATCAGATTTGAATCTGCGATTTCAGAAGGGGCGCTTCGTCGCACTTCTCGGCAGAAACGGATCAGGCAAATCGACATTGATGCGACTCCTGGCTCAGCATGAGCCTTTTGAAACAGGAGATATTCTTTTTCAAAATCAAACCCTCAGATCGCCACGCCTTCAGCTTGCTCAGCAAATAGCTTTTATTACCGAAGAAATGGCTCTTCCCGTCGCTATTGATTTGAAGACTTGGGGGCGAGAGTTCGCACGCATCCATGCCGCCTATGATATTGATCTTTTCCAAAGCCTAGCAAAGCAATTCGAGATCGATCTTGGAAAAAGTCTATTGGATCTTTCTCGAGGGCAAAAAGCCAAAGCTCTGTTCTCTCTTCACGCTGCAAAGAAACCCAGCATCTATATCCTTGATGAAATCACCTCCGTCCTCGACAGCGGCTCACGGGTTACGCTCATGCGTTTCTTAGAAAAAGAACGCACTCGTGGATGTCTTATCATCATGAGTACTAATATCGCCGGAGAACTGCAAGGCTATGCCACAGACGTTTGCTTTCTCGAAAAGGGTCATATCGAGTTCGCCGCCACCGCCGAAGAGATTCCTCAGCATTTTCTAAAAATCAAAGCGAGCGAGTCTGAAGTACAATCTTTAAGACTTGTAGAAAAAGGTTTTCGTTTTATAGATAAAAATGCGGATGGCTCCTGGACGCTCATCGTACGAAAAAAAGATCTGACGACGGATTACCAAGCGCACGTAGACCGTAGAGCACTAACGATCAGCGAGTTGACTACTTATTTCACAAGCACGGTGACAGCATGA